The Osmia bicornis bicornis chromosome 9, iOsmBic2.1, whole genome shotgun sequence genome has a segment encoding these proteins:
- the LOC123988140 gene encoding carbonic anhydrase 1-like, with protein sequence MEISLAETDEIKIQNAKLIQSLGLNDDNSRSPINLDISYMKVIELNPLEWNGIDIAPRKLKITNTGYTVIISAKWQERHPYISNGPLPGNYTISQIHFHWGENEMIGSEHTVDGARMPMELHAVHFKDEYDSLDVALRRPDGAIVLVYFFKLQDGPNEFMEEIVKNLNSIQEAHSSARLVPKFLTEILRPFKEDYFLYWGPIVTAENVHRILWLICREPIGITSKQIAEFRTLHNERNVPILSNIRPLQEVKEENVFHVCPSGSTYASLLPLPRDVVAKQTDETD encoded by the exons ATGGAGATAAGCTTAGCAG AAAcggatgaaattaaaatacaaaatgctAAATTAATCCAAAGTTTGGGTCTTAATGACGATAATTCAAGATCTCCAATCAATTTGGACATTAGTTACATGAAAGTAATTGAATTGAACCCTTTGGAATGGAACGGTATCGATATAGCTCcacgaaaattgaaaattactaATACAGGATATACAG TGATAATCAGCGCAAAATGGCAAGAGAGACATCCTTATATTTCCAATGGACCATTGCCGGGAAATTACACGATCTcacaaattcattttcattggGGAGAAAATGAGATGATTGGTAGTGAACATACCGTCGATGGTGCAAG aatGCCCATGGAACTCCATGCTGTACATTTTAAGGACGAGTACGATTCATTGGATGTAGCACTTCGACGACCCGACGGAGCCATAGttttagtatatttttttaag TTACAGGATGGACCAAATGAGTTCATGgaagaaattgtaaaaaacTTGAATTCTATTCAAGAAGCCCATTCCTCTGCTCGCCTAGTTCCCAAATTTCTAACAGAAATTCTAAGACCATTCAAAGAAGATTACTTTTTATACTGGGGTCCAATAGTAACAGCGGAAAATGTGCACAGAATTCTGTGGCTAATCTGCAGAGAACCAATTGGAATTACCTCTAAACAA ATCGCCGAGTTTCGTACACTGCACAACGAAAGAAATGTGCCCATACTGTCAAACATACGTCCTCTGCAAGAAGTTAAGGAAGAAAACGTCTTCCATGTTTGTCCATCAGGTTCGACGTATGCTTCACTATTACCACTTCCACGAGATGTGGTAGCCAAGCAAACAGATGAAACGGACTGA
- the LOC114883133 gene encoding uncharacterized protein LOC114883133 → MIGAILGQQCIDDGNEFCLDENDILSVDLLPGTFLFADQMNKNATRNPEEEMVDGSIHNALSKMEYHRKRMNEYLCHGYMAEEIVKMMSTPRVKRRLSISEKSELHDLMDDDNVTIHDKLLSDEGSMKYKNWLQRRTTLDDVYQHYTPHKKMKKKQGVYNNDFEEFDGEVTGYAMQAPLPSGKVGFYEDQHDQDDHMLSSSSGQNFYYGLGYGHGGHGGHFVHHETFPAIHEEHYYTEPMYQDHEEESHKPSYYKGKGNELSIKDFFEIALTALAFLAFGLFIIQLLMNATANMNTTTVTMATAAKRLKRDAGSLPFSYASNEELNELSYNVLRSIEAALVADLDSGNCIRRILCEDNRHSTQTRDARKIWMPVWSLGMSWISGRVLKGSPWSAMLDSVKASVLGLGGADCASLYPDCDLKKERIRRRRRRRK, encoded by the exons ATGATCGGTGCAATTCTTGGGCAACAGTGTATCGACGACGGAAACGAATTCTGTCTCGATGAAAATGATATACTATCCGTGGATCTTTTGCCTGgaacttttttatttgctGATCAAATGAACAAAAATGCAACGAGGAATCCTGAGGAGGAAATGGTAGATGGATCGATTCACAATGCACTGAGTAAAATGGAATATCATAG GAAAAGGATGAACGAGTATTTGTGTCACGGTTATATGGCTGAAGAAATTGTGAAAATGATGAGCACGCCTCGAGTTAAAAGACGCCTTAGTATATCAGAAAAATCCGAATTACATGATTTGATggatgacgataatgttactaTTCATGATAAATTGTTGTCTGATGAAGGGAGTATGAAATACAAGAATTGGTTGCAGCG TAGGACTACTTTAGACGACGTGTATCAACATTACACTCCCcataagaaaatgaaaaagaaacaaggaGTGTACAACAATGATTTTGAAGAATTCGATGGGGAAGTTACGGGTTACGCTATGCAGGCTCCTTTACCATCTGGTAAAGTTGGTTTTTACGAAGATCAACACGATCAAGATG ATCACATGTTGTCGTCCTCTTCGGGACAAAACTTTTATTATGGCCTCGGTTATGGCCACGGTGGTCACGGTGGCCATTTCGTGCATCACGAAACATTTCCAGCTATACACGAAGAGCACTATTACACAGAACCCATGTATCAAGACCACGAAGAAGAATCTCACAAACCCTCTTATTACaaaggaaaaggaaatgaATTGTCGATAAAAGATTTTTTCGAAATTGCACTCACTGCTCTCGCGTTTCTAGCTTTTGGCTTGTTTATTATTCAGCTGCTAATGAATGCTACG GCTAACATGAACACAACCACAGTCACAATGGCAACCGCAGCTAAACGTCTTAAGAGGGATGCAGGTTCCTTACCTTTTTCGTACGCGAGTAACGAGGAATTGAATGAATTGTCTTACAATGTGCTGAGGAGTATCGAAGCTGCTTTAGTTGCTGATTTAGATTCTGGAAATTGCATCCGAAGGATCCTCTGCGAGGACAATCGACATTCCACGCAAACGCGTGATGCACGCAAAATTTGGATGCCTGTTTGGAG TCTAGGAATGAGTTGGATATCCGGCAGAGTGTTGAAAGGTTCTCCCTGGTCGGCAATGCTGGACTCTGTAAAGGCTTCGGTTCTAGGACTAGGCGGAGCCGACTGTGCATCCTTGTATCCTGACTGCGatcttaaaaaagaaaggatcAGAAGACGCAGAAGacgtagaaaataa